From a single Capsicum annuum cultivar UCD-10X-F1 chromosome 12, UCD10Xv1.1, whole genome shotgun sequence genomic region:
- the LOC107851522 gene encoding very-long-chain (3R)-3-hydroxyacyl-CoA dehydratase PASTICCINO 2A isoform X1: protein MARFLSGVRCMYLFFYNWIVFFGWFQVFYFGVKTLNEFGHEHVYDAVEKPLLFAQTAAFLEVLHSLVGLVRSPVSATLPQITSRLYVTWGILWSFPEVRSHILVSSLVISWSITEIIRYSFFGTREAFGSAPSWLLWLRYSTFLLMYPAGIISEVVLIYNALSYMKESGKYAVRMPNKWNFSFDYYYASLVGLAIYVPGCPYLYSYMLGQRKKAVSKTKAA from the exons ATGGCTAGATTTTTATCTGGTGTAAGGTGTATGTATCTCTTTTTTTATAATTGGATTGTCTTTTTTGGATG GTTTCAAGTGTTTTATTTTGGTGTGAAAACTCTGAATGAATTCGGGCATGAACATGTCTATGATGCTGTGGAAAAGCCTCTGCTTTTTGCTCAAACTGCTGCATTTTTGGAG GTACTTCATAGTCTAGTAG GTTTGGTAAGATCTCCAGTATCGGCTACTCTTCCACAGATAACTTCAAGATTATACGTAACCTGGGGAATTTTGTGGAGTTTTCCCGAG GTCCGGAGTCATATACTTGTTAGTTCTCTAGTGATTAGCTGGTCTATAACGGAG ATTATTCGGTATTCATTTTTTGGCACAAGGGAGGCATTTGGTTCTGCACCTTCCTGGCTCTTGTGGCTAAG GTATAGTACTTTCTTATTGATGTATCCTGCTGGCATCATAAGTGAAGTAGTTCTAATATATAATGCGCTGTCTTACATGAAG GAATCTGGAAAGTATGCTGTTAGGATGCCAAACAAATGGAATTTCTCTTTTGATTACTACTATGCATCACTTGTTGGCCTTGCCATCTATGTACCAG GCTGTCCTTACCTGTATAGTTACATGCTTGGGCAGAGAAAGAAAGCAGTGTCTAAAACTAAGGCGGCATAG
- the LOC107851522 gene encoding very-long-chain (3R)-3-hydroxyacyl-CoA dehydratase PASTICCINO 2A isoform X2: MARFLSGVRFQVFYFGVKTLNEFGHEHVYDAVEKPLLFAQTAAFLEVLHSLVGLVRSPVSATLPQITSRLYVTWGILWSFPEVRSHILVSSLVISWSITEIIRYSFFGTREAFGSAPSWLLWLRYSTFLLMYPAGIISEVVLIYNALSYMKESGKYAVRMPNKWNFSFDYYYASLVGLAIYVPGCPYLYSYMLGQRKKAVSKTKAA, from the exons ATGGCTAGATTTTTATCTGGTGTAAG GTTTCAAGTGTTTTATTTTGGTGTGAAAACTCTGAATGAATTCGGGCATGAACATGTCTATGATGCTGTGGAAAAGCCTCTGCTTTTTGCTCAAACTGCTGCATTTTTGGAG GTACTTCATAGTCTAGTAG GTTTGGTAAGATCTCCAGTATCGGCTACTCTTCCACAGATAACTTCAAGATTATACGTAACCTGGGGAATTTTGTGGAGTTTTCCCGAG GTCCGGAGTCATATACTTGTTAGTTCTCTAGTGATTAGCTGGTCTATAACGGAG ATTATTCGGTATTCATTTTTTGGCACAAGGGAGGCATTTGGTTCTGCACCTTCCTGGCTCTTGTGGCTAAG GTATAGTACTTTCTTATTGATGTATCCTGCTGGCATCATAAGTGAAGTAGTTCTAATATATAATGCGCTGTCTTACATGAAG GAATCTGGAAAGTATGCTGTTAGGATGCCAAACAAATGGAATTTCTCTTTTGATTACTACTATGCATCACTTGTTGGCCTTGCCATCTATGTACCAG GCTGTCCTTACCTGTATAGTTACATGCTTGGGCAGAGAAAGAAAGCAGTGTCTAAAACTAAGGCGGCATAG
- the LOC107851522 gene encoding very-long-chain (3R)-3-hydroxyacyl-CoA dehydratase PASTICCINO 2A isoform X4: MARFLSGVRCMYLFFYNWIVFFGWFQVFYFGVKTLNEFGHEHVYDAVEKPLLFAQTAAFLEVLHSLVGLVRSPVSATLPQITSRLYVTWGILWSFPEVRSHILVSSLVISWSITEIIRYSFFGTREAFGSAPSWLLWLRYSTFLLMYPAGIISEVVLIYNALSYMKPLIKQEYDKNKERLLSD; this comes from the exons ATGGCTAGATTTTTATCTGGTGTAAGGTGTATGTATCTCTTTTTTTATAATTGGATTGTCTTTTTTGGATG GTTTCAAGTGTTTTATTTTGGTGTGAAAACTCTGAATGAATTCGGGCATGAACATGTCTATGATGCTGTGGAAAAGCCTCTGCTTTTTGCTCAAACTGCTGCATTTTTGGAG GTACTTCATAGTCTAGTAG GTTTGGTAAGATCTCCAGTATCGGCTACTCTTCCACAGATAACTTCAAGATTATACGTAACCTGGGGAATTTTGTGGAGTTTTCCCGAG GTCCGGAGTCATATACTTGTTAGTTCTCTAGTGATTAGCTGGTCTATAACGGAG ATTATTCGGTATTCATTTTTTGGCACAAGGGAGGCATTTGGTTCTGCACCTTCCTGGCTCTTGTGGCTAAG GTATAGTACTTTCTTATTGATGTATCCTGCTGGCATCATAAGTGAAGTAGTTCTAATATATAATGCGCTGTCTTACATGAAG CCATTGATCAAGCAAGAATACGATAAGAATAAAGAGCGTCTTCTATCTGATTAA
- the LOC107851522 gene encoding very-long-chain (3R)-3-hydroxyacyl-CoA dehydratase PASTICCINO 2A isoform X3 gives MARFLSGVRCMYLFFYNWIVFFGWFQVFYFGVKTLNEFGHEHVYDAVEKPLLFAQTAAFLEVLHSLVGLVRSPVSATLPQITSRLYVTWGILWSFPEVRSHILVSSLVISWSITEIIRYSFFGTREAFGSAPSWLLWLRNLESMLLGCQTNGISLLITTMHHLLALPSMYQAVLTCIVTCLGRERKQCLKLRRHRWSLEDYLYNF, from the exons ATGGCTAGATTTTTATCTGGTGTAAGGTGTATGTATCTCTTTTTTTATAATTGGATTGTCTTTTTTGGATG GTTTCAAGTGTTTTATTTTGGTGTGAAAACTCTGAATGAATTCGGGCATGAACATGTCTATGATGCTGTGGAAAAGCCTCTGCTTTTTGCTCAAACTGCTGCATTTTTGGAG GTACTTCATAGTCTAGTAG GTTTGGTAAGATCTCCAGTATCGGCTACTCTTCCACAGATAACTTCAAGATTATACGTAACCTGGGGAATTTTGTGGAGTTTTCCCGAG GTCCGGAGTCATATACTTGTTAGTTCTCTAGTGATTAGCTGGTCTATAACGGAG ATTATTCGGTATTCATTTTTTGGCACAAGGGAGGCATTTGGTTCTGCACCTTCCTGGCTCTTGTGGCTAAG GAATCTGGAAAGTATGCTGTTAGGATGCCAAACAAATGGAATTTCTCTTTTGATTACTACTATGCATCACTTGTTGGCCTTGCCATCTATGTACCAG GCTGTCCTTACCTGTATAGTTACATGCTTGGGCAGAGAAAGAAAGCAGTGTCTAAAACTAAGGCGGCATAGGTGGAGTCTGGAAgattatttgtataatttttaa
- the LOC107851199 gene encoding probable methyltransferase At1g29790 — MGSVSLKIGDGTARFKKVSYCSSALNLLMLFSVVTTNLFALYAFTSSPKNTHHLLIPHTHKNISIISEQVSLILREIDSSQKKLAQMEKELLGYESFDLSSPKVTSEVRTFLTPHLLPLGKDSRTGITEMVASVGHSCVKSLDLLGQFMSYKVNGICPDDWSLGQKLILSGCEPLPRRRCFGKIVNKDGLVSFPDSLWSNYSDKIYSWSGIGCKNLACLNVKKLNRDCAGCFDTGGGYERLRYVKGRGKNDFLIDDVLGMLGNGGGGVRIGFDIGGGSGTFAARMAERGVTIVTATLNVDAPFNEFIAARGVFPLYLSLDNRFPFHDNVFDLVHVGNALDVSGRPEKLEFLMFDIDRVLRAGGLFWLDNFLCTNEDKKTALTRLIERFGYKKLKWVVGEKINGAGKSEVYLSAVLQKPVRV, encoded by the coding sequence ATGGGATCTGTTTCATTGAAAATAGGCGATGGAACTGCAAGATTCAAGAAAGTATCCTACTGTTCATCAGCTCTAAATCTCCTTATGCTTTTCTCTGTTGTTACTACTAATCTTTTTGCTCTATATGCATTTACATCTTCACCTAAAAACACCCATCATCTCCTTATCCCACATACTCACAAGAACATATCTATAATCTCAGAACAAGTTTCTTTAATTCTAAGAGAAATTGATTCTTCACAAAAGAAACTTGCTCAAATGGAGAAAGAACTTTTAGGGTATGAAAGCTTTGATCTTTCTAGTCCAAAAGTTACAAGTGAAGTTAGGACTTTTTTGACACCCCATTTGTTACCTTTAGGTAAAGATTCAAGAACTGGGATAACTGAAATGGTGGCGTCTGTTGGGCATTCTTGTGTGAAGTCATTAGATTTGTTGGGTCAGTTTATGAGTTATAAGGTTAATGGGATTTGTCCTGATGATTGGAGTCTTGGACAGAAGTTGATTCTTAGTGGTTGTGAGCCTTTGCCAAGAAGGAGATGTTTTGGTAAGATTGTTAATAAAGATGGTTTAGTTTCTTTTCCTGATTCACTTTGGAGTAATTATAGTGATAAGATTTATAGTTGGAGTGGTATTGGTTGTAAGAATTTAGCTTGTTTGAATGTTAAGAAGTTGAATAGGGATTGTGCTGGTTGTTTTGATACTGGTGGAGGGTATGAGAGGTTGAGGTATGTTAAGGGTAGAGGGAAAAATGATTTCTTGATTGATGATGTGTTGGGAATGTTGGGAAATGGTGGTGGAGGGGTTAGAATTGGATTTGATATTGGTGGGGGGAGTGGTACATTTGCTGCTAGAATGGCTGAAAGGGGTGTGACTATAGTTACTGCTACGTTGAATGTCGATGCACCATTTAACGAGTTCATTGCTGCGAGGGGTGTTTTTCCGTTGTATTTGAGTTTAGATAATCGGTTTCCCTTTCATGATAATGTGTTTGATTTGGTACATGTGGGAAATGCATTGGATGTTAGCGGACGTCCTGAGAAGCTAGAGTTTTTAATGTTTGATATCGATAGAGTTTTGAGGGCTGGAGGATTGTTTTGGTTGGATAATTTCCTTTGCACCAATGAAGACAAGAAAACTGCGCTAACGAGGTTGATTGAACGTTTTGGGTACAAGAAGCTTAAATGGGTTGTTGGTGAGAAGATCAATGGAGCTGGAAAGTCTGAGGTTTATTTGTCTGCTGTTCTACAGAAACCAGTAAGAGTTTGA
- the LOC107849560 gene encoding MADS-box protein JOINTLESS — protein sequence MAREKIQIKKIDNSTARQVTFSKRRRGLFKKAEELSVLCDADVALIIFSSNGKLFDYSSSSMKQILERRDLHSKNLEKLDQPSLELQLVENSNYSRLSKEISEKSHRLRQMRGEEIQGLNIEELQQLEKSLETGLSRVIEKKGDKIMREINQLQHKGMQLMEENEKLRQQVMEISSNKNNNGYKNPIVFEPEIEFNYEEGQSSESVTNPCNSTGPPQDDDSSDTSLKLGLPYSG from the exons ATGGCTAGAGAGAAAATTCAGATCAAGAAAATAGACAATTCAACAGCAAGACAAGTGACATTTTCAAAGAGAAGAAGAGGGCTTTTCAAGAAAGCTGAAGAACTTTCTGTTCTTTGTGATGCTGATGTTGCTCTCATCATTTTCTCTTCTAATGGAAAACTCTTTGACTATTCTAGCTCAAG cATGAAACAAATCCTTGAGAGGCGTGATTTGCATTCCAAAAATCTTGAAAAATTGGATCAACCCTCACTTGAACTTCAg CTTGTAGAGAATAGCAATTACTCAAGACTAAGCAAGGAAATTTCTGAGAAGAGTCATCGATTAAG GCAAATGAGGGGTGAAGAAATACAAGGACTAAATATCGAAGAGTTACAACAGTTGGAAAAATCTCTTGAAACTGGATTGAGCCGCGTTATAGAGAAAAAG GGTGATAAAATAATGAGAGAGATTAATCAGCTCCAACATAAG GGCATGCAACTAATggaagagaatgaaaaattgaggcaacag gtgATGGAGATAtctagtaataaaaataataatgggtACAAAAATCCAATAGTATTTGAACCAGAAATTGAGTTTAATTATGAAGAAGGTCAATCATCTGAATCAGTCACAAATCCATGTAACTCAACTGGTCCTCCTCAAGATGATGACAGTTCTGATACTTCTCTTAAATTGGG GCTACCTTACTCAGGTTGA